The Thermodesulforhabdaceae bacterium genome has a window encoding:
- a CDS encoding molybdopterin-dependent oxidoreductase codes for MVKYTVCRLCSACCPIEVKIEENRLVGAERLSFIPPHKRLVCPKLKASTEIVYSKSRLLKPLIRKNRNEEFREASWEDALSFAAEKLQKIKDFNGAKAVAWLRGMAADWGAPWDYANRLMSAFGSPNAIGNGSVCHVAREMAHTYTYGAMTVPMAKDSKCIVVWGKNDKNTAPAMAEAIIFAKERGAKLIVVDPVRTFFAKQADIWLQIRPGYDGLLAMSMLHEIIKQGLYDEAFIESYCIGFDELCGVALDDRYSPEKVSKTLWIDAKLIRESARIYASTKPACIIDGNGLDMQLEVFQATRAVAILRAVTGNIDIPGGDFMPQPVPLKNIQLKELLPSDVEPITASYPLFSKFHPTWGLHAQSCLIDAILDEKPYPIKAVIVQSGNPAITMTESNRVASALERLEFLVVVDLFRNRTSEFAHVILPATTCFEKTQLNRASMRNSLVVLQNQVIPWVGESRPDWKIVFDLAHYLGLGQYFPWKDVEEAIDEQLEPSGLSVEKLRKHPQGLYASALTYEKHRTDGFPTPSGKVELFSERLEAAGYDPVPYKSGFPEDPISFSELKDQYPIIGISGERRNCYTHTQFFQIPSLRKLDPEPAIEIHPADADKLGIETGKEVLVSTPKGEVKMKTRISDVVPQGVIRIPWGWGEVNPMWNVNNLTDDGVRNPITSTPSNRSFYCKIEALQKELS; via the coding sequence ATGGTAAAATATACAGTGTGTAGACTCTGCTCAGCTTGCTGTCCCATTGAAGTAAAAATAGAAGAAAACAGACTGGTGGGAGCGGAAAGGCTTTCTTTTATTCCTCCACATAAGCGTCTAGTATGCCCTAAACTGAAAGCTTCTACTGAAATTGTTTATTCAAAAAGTCGCCTACTAAAACCGCTAATCCGAAAAAATAGAAATGAAGAATTTCGGGAAGCTTCCTGGGAAGATGCTTTATCCTTTGCAGCCGAAAAACTTCAAAAAATCAAAGATTTTAATGGAGCAAAGGCTGTTGCGTGGCTTAGGGGCATGGCTGCCGATTGGGGTGCCCCATGGGACTACGCAAACCGACTCATGAGTGCCTTCGGTTCCCCAAACGCTATAGGAAACGGTTCAGTATGTCATGTTGCCAGAGAAATGGCTCACACATACACCTACGGAGCGATGACGGTTCCCATGGCAAAAGATTCAAAGTGTATTGTGGTCTGGGGAAAAAATGACAAAAACACTGCTCCAGCTATGGCTGAAGCCATTATTTTTGCAAAGGAGCGAGGAGCAAAGCTCATTGTGGTGGATCCAGTCAGGACTTTTTTTGCCAAACAAGCTGATATCTGGCTTCAGATAAGACCTGGCTACGATGGACTCCTTGCCATGTCCATGCTACACGAAATCATCAAGCAGGGTCTTTACGACGAGGCTTTTATAGAATCTTACTGCATTGGCTTTGATGAACTTTGTGGCGTGGCACTGGACGATCGTTACAGCCCTGAAAAAGTCTCCAAAACTCTATGGATTGATGCCAAGCTAATACGTGAATCGGCTCGGATTTACGCATCAACAAAACCTGCATGTATCATTGATGGAAACGGTCTTGATATGCAACTTGAGGTGTTTCAAGCTACAAGAGCAGTGGCAATTTTGCGAGCGGTTACAGGGAATATTGACATCCCAGGCGGTGATTTCATGCCACAACCTGTGCCTTTGAAAAATATTCAACTAAAAGAACTTCTTCCTTCAGACGTTGAACCAATCACAGCTTCCTATCCTTTGTTTAGTAAATTCCATCCAACCTGGGGACTTCACGCTCAATCCTGCCTTATTGATGCCATCCTTGATGAAAAACCTTACCCCATTAAAGCAGTTATTGTGCAGTCGGGAAACCCGGCAATCACAATGACTGAGTCAAATAGAGTAGCTTCAGCTCTGGAGAGGCTGGAATTTCTGGTGGTAGTCGATCTTTTCCGAAACAGAACTTCGGAGTTTGCCCACGTGATACTTCCAGCCACAACATGCTTTGAAAAAACTCAATTGAACCGGGCTTCAATGAGAAACAGTCTGGTGGTATTGCAAAATCAGGTAATTCCATGGGTTGGTGAAAGCCGCCCTGACTGGAAAATTGTCTTCGATTTGGCTCATTATCTTGGTCTGGGACAATATTTCCCATGGAAAGACGTAGAAGAAGCGATTGACGAACAGTTAGAACCTTCGGGGCTCTCGGTGGAAAAACTGAGAAAACACCCCCAGGGGCTCTATGCTTCGGCTCTAACCTATGAAAAACATCGCACCGATGGCTTTCCAACCCCATCTGGAAAGGTAGAGCTTTTTTCAGAGAGACTGGAAGCCGCAGGTTATGATCCAGTGCCTTATAAAAGTGGTTTTCCCGAAGATCCTATAAGTTTTTCAGAACTGAAAGACCAATACCCAATAATAGGCATAAGTGGCGAAAGAAGAAATTGCTATACTCACACTCAATTCTTTCAGATCCCATCACTTAGAAAACTCGATCCTGAACCAGCTATAGAGATTCACCCTGCCGATGCGGATAAACTAGGTATAGAAACAGGAAAGGAAGTGCTCGTTTCCACTCCAAAAGGTGAAGTCAAAATGAAGACCCGAATTTCCGATGTTGTGCCTCAAGGAGTAATTCGCATCCCATGGGGCTGGGGGGAAGTAAATCCTATGTGGAATGTCAACAATCTCACGGATGATGGAGTGCGAAATCCCATAACGAGCACACCATCAAACAGGAGCTTTTACTGTAAAATAGAAGCGTTACAGAAAGAGTTAAGTTAG
- a CDS encoding DsrE family protein — protein MKILFIISTDDAETMYNAMRLANVSVKKGDEVSVFMLGKAVTFEKLPLEPFNVMEQINSFQGDFYVUGTCMKAHGLVASSTCPVGWMDDLYELVKEAEKILTF, from the coding sequence ATGAAAATTCTCTTCATTATTTCAACAGACGATGCAGAAACGATGTATAACGCCATGAGACTTGCAAATGTAAGTGTAAAAAAAGGCGATGAAGTAAGCGTTTTCATGCTCGGAAAAGCAGTGACTTTCGAAAAACTGCCTTTAGAGCCTTTCAACGTAATGGAACAAATAAACTCCTTTCAGGGAGATTTTTATGTCTGAGGCACATGCATGAAAGCCCACGGTCTTGTGGCTTCGTCCACCTGTCCTGTCGGATGGATGGACGATCTTTACGAACTTGTGAAAGAGGCTGAAAAGATATTAACATTTTAA
- a CDS encoding PhoH family protein, whose protein sequence is MKRGSEALARESCTFDDVEVVRQLAGERNSNLKIIEKQLGVKLHLRGNQFLVEGIAPQVDISLRLLEELSDLIQRGYPVYATDILYASRILSENREARLRDIFFDRIIVGSNRKSVTPKSPKQKEYIEAIRNYDIVFGIGPAGTGKTYLAMAMAVAALSKQEVRRIILVRPAVEAGEKLGFLPGDLVEKVNPYLRPLYDALHDMMDFDDAARLIQKGIIEIAPLAFMRGRTLNESFIILDEAQNTTKEQMKMFLTRLGIGSRAVITGDITQIDLPDEKLSGLIEAMEILQGIEGIRFIFFSHRDVVRHKLVQDVIMAYERSSATGERKS, encoded by the coding sequence TTGAAACGTGGAAGCGAAGCACTTGCAAGAGAATCTTGCACATTTGACGACGTAGAAGTAGTTAGACAACTTGCTGGAGAACGTAACAGCAACCTAAAGATCATTGAAAAACAACTCGGAGTAAAACTTCACCTAAGGGGAAATCAATTTCTAGTCGAAGGTATTGCCCCACAAGTTGATATATCTCTCCGCCTTCTCGAAGAGCTTTCTGATTTAATTCAAAGGGGATATCCAGTTTACGCAACCGATATTCTATATGCGTCTCGCATTTTGAGCGAAAACAGAGAAGCTCGCTTAAGGGATATTTTTTTCGACAGGATTATTGTGGGTTCCAATCGCAAGTCTGTTACTCCAAAAAGCCCCAAACAAAAGGAATACATAGAGGCGATTAGAAATTACGATATAGTTTTCGGGATAGGCCCAGCCGGGACAGGAAAAACCTACTTAGCAATGGCTATGGCTGTTGCGGCTCTAAGCAAACAGGAGGTAAGACGCATTATTCTAGTGCGCCCTGCGGTGGAAGCTGGAGAAAAGCTAGGTTTTCTTCCCGGTGATCTTGTTGAAAAAGTCAATCCTTACCTCAGACCTCTTTACGACGCTCTACACGATATGATGGATTTTGATGACGCTGCCAGACTGATACAAAAAGGGATCATAGAAATCGCTCCTCTGGCGTTTATGCGAGGCCGAACTCTTAACGAATCTTTTATTATTCTTGACGAAGCTCAGAATACAACAAAAGAACAAATGAAGATGTTTCTCACCCGCCTCGGCATTGGCTCTCGAGCTGTCATTACGGGCGATATCACCCAGATCGATCTTCCTGACGAGAAGCTTTCAGGGCTTATAGAGGCTATGGAAATTCTACAGGGGATTGAAGGAATAAGATTTATCTTCTTTTCTCATAGAGATGTGGTAAGACATAAACTTGTGCAGGATGTAATCATGGCTTATGAAAGAAGCTCTGCAACGGGTGAAAGAAAGTCATAA
- a CDS encoding HDIG domain-containing metalloprotein: MSNKIASVYSHKMLDITQKRIVPYWKRWLIALLLTLFITALFTVLYWKRAETLAETKIPLFEFIILLTILCAVTLTVPFNIGMRHFGSLKLSDKDVLLLAIIIAIYAVISFWLSHFQLQISGGKLGSQVFPFGSDLELVILAIPITAAPMIVTTFFNVALAYILSFTLCFVVTLLSRGSLWVFMYFFMGAILSAHLLHPYHDRIKPIRTGLWVALFQTVLIFMSLLIVNTKDWSFYLSYAVVTFVSGLLSGVLASGFIPLVEYLLGYTTDMRLMELASMDHPLLRELMIQAPGTYHHSMIVGTMAEAAARSIGAKGLLAKVAAYYHDIGKIKKPLYFIENQFGCENRHEKLAPSMSSLILISHVKDGVELAKQYKIGRPIIDIIQQHHGTSLISYFYNKALELRSKIKQHKKGVELPPVNIEDYRYPGPKPQTKEAGLVMLADMAEAACRSLPNPTPARIQGMVSKIINQAFTDGQLDDCELTLRDLHQIAKHFYQILAAIHHKRIEYPQQQATEARKGAKDEQRSDDSKRPNGAGDRSGEAEKGSQPCLRRLGL, encoded by the coding sequence ATGAGCAATAAAATTGCGTCCGTTTATTCACACAAAATGCTTGATATTACCCAAAAAAGAATTGTTCCCTACTGGAAACGATGGCTCATAGCTCTTCTACTTACTCTCTTTATAACGGCTCTCTTTACTGTTCTTTACTGGAAAAGAGCAGAAACGCTGGCAGAAACCAAAATACCTTTATTTGAATTCATCATACTGCTAACAATTCTCTGCGCTGTAACGCTTACTGTGCCTTTTAACATAGGCATGCGACATTTCGGATCCCTTAAGCTAAGTGATAAGGATGTATTATTACTGGCAATTATTATTGCCATTTACGCAGTTATATCTTTTTGGTTATCACACTTCCAGTTGCAAATTTCTGGCGGGAAATTGGGCTCCCAGGTTTTTCCTTTCGGCAGTGATCTAGAACTCGTAATTTTAGCTATTCCAATTACGGCTGCGCCAATGATCGTCACCACTTTTTTCAATGTTGCCCTAGCCTATATTCTTTCGTTTACTCTCTGTTTCGTAGTGACTCTACTTAGCCGTGGTAGCTTATGGGTGTTTATGTATTTCTTTATGGGAGCTATTCTAAGCGCCCATCTATTACATCCATACCATGATCGTATAAAGCCGATACGCACAGGTCTATGGGTAGCACTTTTCCAAACCGTCCTGATTTTCATGTCTTTGCTCATTGTAAACACAAAAGACTGGAGCTTTTACCTTTCATACGCCGTTGTTACTTTTGTAAGCGGACTACTTTCTGGTGTTTTAGCTTCCGGCTTTATTCCTCTTGTAGAGTATCTCCTTGGCTACACAACAGATATGCGCCTTATGGAACTCGCTTCAATGGATCATCCCCTTCTTAGAGAACTCATGATTCAGGCGCCCGGCACCTATCATCACAGCATGATTGTAGGTACTATGGCGGAAGCCGCTGCAAGGTCCATAGGAGCTAAAGGGCTTCTGGCTAAAGTAGCGGCTTATTACCACGATATAGGGAAAATCAAAAAACCCCTTTATTTCATTGAAAATCAATTTGGTTGTGAAAACCGCCATGAAAAGCTTGCTCCGTCCATGAGTAGTCTTATTCTGATTTCACATGTGAAAGACGGTGTTGAACTGGCAAAGCAATATAAAATAGGTCGTCCTATCATTGATATAATCCAGCAACATCATGGCACCAGCCTTATCTCCTATTTTTACAATAAGGCTCTGGAACTTCGTAGTAAGATCAAGCAACATAAGAAAGGGGTTGAACTCCCTCCGGTAAACATCGAGGACTATCGTTATCCAGGTCCCAAACCTCAAACAAAAGAAGCAGGACTGGTAATGCTTGCGGACATGGCCGAAGCCGCTTGCAGATCCCTTCCTAACCCCACACCAGCACGTATTCAGGGGATGGTTTCTAAAATCATCAACCAGGCTTTTACAGACGGGCAGCTTGACGACTGCGAACTGACTCTTCGAGATCTCCATCAAATAGCAAAACATTTTTATCAGATTCTCGCAGCGATTCATCATAAGCGTATTGAATATCCTCAACAGCAGGCAACTGAAGCAAGAAAAGGAGCGAAGGATGAACAACGAAGTGATGATTCAAAACGACCAAACGGAGCGGGGGATCGATCTGGAGAGGCTGAAAAAGGTAGCCAACCATGTCTTAGACGCCTTGGGCTGTGA
- the ybeY gene encoding rRNA maturation RNase YbeY, producing the protein MNNEVMIQNDQTERGIDLERLKKVANHVLDALGCDGVELSILLTDDTTIRNLKAQYLGIDSATDVMAFPMEDALFPGEERLKMLGDVVISVPTAFCMADDHKCSVEMVLDLLLVHGILHLIGYDHQAPEEASLMDAKTMELLTALGYDPSSWKWYLTREALPQ; encoded by the coding sequence ATGAACAACGAAGTGATGATTCAAAACGACCAAACGGAGCGGGGGATCGATCTGGAGAGGCTGAAAAAGGTAGCCAACCATGTCTTAGACGCCTTGGGCTGTGACGGCGTAGAACTCAGCATCCTTCTTACTGATGACACGACAATAAGGAATCTTAAAGCTCAATATCTCGGAATAGACAGTGCAACTGACGTAATGGCATTTCCTATGGAAGATGCTTTATTTCCTGGGGAAGAACGCCTTAAAATGCTTGGAGACGTAGTAATTTCTGTTCCGACTGCCTTTTGCATGGCTGACGATCATAAGTGCTCTGTTGAGATGGTGCTGGATCTCCTGCTGGTTCATGGTATTCTTCACTTAATAGGATACGATCATCAAGCTCCGGAAGAAGCTTCCTTAATGGACGCAAAAACTATGGAATTGCTGACCGCTCTCGGTTATGATCCATCGTCTTGGAAATGGTATCTTACAAGGGAAGCGCTACCACAGTAG
- a CDS encoding pyridoxine 5'-phosphate synthase has protein sequence MVRLAVNVDHVATLRQARKAKNPDPIAAAILAELGGAQGIVVHLREDRRHIQDRDLELLRQTVKTHLNLEMAITEEMLAIATRIKPDRVTLVPERREELTTEGGLNVVDQEVKVQDAISTLHRAGIEVSLFIDPAVQQIQAASRVRADVVELHTGIFAEAKTVEERRRQFEILRNAAKLAKELGLNVHAGHGVDYENVLWLREISEIEEFSIGHAIVARAVLVGMEQAVRDMVRLLNYK, from the coding sequence ATGGTTCGCCTGGCAGTTAATGTTGATCACGTTGCTACTCTAAGACAGGCAAGAAAAGCAAAAAATCCGGATCCCATCGCTGCAGCAATCCTTGCAGAACTTGGAGGTGCCCAGGGCATAGTGGTGCACCTGAGAGAAGACCGGCGACATATTCAAGACCGTGATCTAGAACTTCTCAGACAAACTGTTAAGACCCATCTAAACCTTGAAATGGCGATCACGGAAGAAATGCTCGCCATAGCCACGAGAATAAAGCCCGACCGTGTTACGCTGGTCCCTGAGCGAAGGGAGGAACTCACTACAGAAGGTGGGCTCAATGTGGTCGATCAGGAAGTAAAAGTTCAAGATGCTATTTCAACACTTCATCGAGCAGGTATAGAAGTTAGTCTTTTCATAGATCCGGCAGTTCAACAAATTCAGGCAGCATCTAGAGTTAGAGCAGATGTGGTGGAACTCCACACCGGTATATTCGCTGAAGCAAAAACCGTTGAAGAAAGACGGCGGCAATTTGAAATTCTAAGAAATGCGGCAAAACTTGCTAAAGAGTTGGGACTCAATGTCCACGCAGGTCATGGAGTAGATTACGAAAATGTGCTGTGGCTGAGAGAAATATCCGAGATTGAGGAATTCAGCATAGGACACGCTATAGTGGCGCGAGCCGTTCTCGTGGGCATGGAACAAGCCGTAAGAGACATGGTAAGGCTTCTAAACTATAAGTAA
- the acpS gene encoding holo-ACP synthase yields MAIRGVGVDIVHIPRIEAALRRWGDRFRRKVFTENEILAARNRPREGKFLAMRFAAKEAFAKATGMGMRSPLKWHAIEVKSDDLGRPEITVSEDLRKWCETKNIRHWHLSLSDDNDHAIAVVILEGD; encoded by the coding sequence ATGGCAATCAGAGGAGTAGGAGTTGATATTGTCCACATCCCCAGAATCGAAGCAGCCCTTAGAAGATGGGGAGATCGTTTTCGCCGTAAGGTCTTCACAGAAAATGAAATCCTCGCTGCCAGGAACCGTCCACGAGAGGGGAAATTCCTTGCCATGCGTTTTGCTGCCAAAGAAGCTTTTGCGAAGGCAACCGGAATGGGCATGAGGTCACCACTTAAATGGCATGCCATTGAAGTGAAATCGGATGATCTTGGTCGCCCGGAAATTACGGTCTCAGAAGATCTAAGAAAATGGTGTGAAACTAAAAATATCCGACACTGGCACCTGAGTCTCTCGGATGACAATGATCATGCCATAGCTGTTGTTATTTTAGAAGGAGACTAA
- a CDS encoding NAD(P)H-hydrate dehydratase has protein sequence MYLLTAEEMAQIDKFAIQTIGIPGIVLMENAARGACQFFEEVLPDLLNRRIGVVAGPGNNGGDGLAIARILSGKGADVKVFCVKPAQYFSQDALTNYEIITKLGVPIYFLDDTSSEEWNILSNSTAIIDALLGTGIAREVTGIFKKAIDTINSLGVPILSVDIPSGIDGSTGHIMGTAVNAYATATFGFPKVGHVCWPGVRHTGKLKVIDIGIPGIALEHHRVTRYLLTREFMANVIEPRSPIIHKGQAGHVAILAGSPGKTGAASMSAMAAVRGGAGLVTLMIPQSLNPILEVKLTEPMTYPLPETDEQTVSLDALGQILEFISNKQCFAVGPGVSLNYETQALVRQLIVQSPCTVVVDADALTALTKNTPILKNALSPVIITPHPGEMARLLEISTTEVQINRLGIAEAFAKNFGVVVVLKGHRTIIADPSGRIAINTTGNPSMASGGMGDILTGLISALVAQGLDPFEAACVGVFVHGASADLVIEKRGWGTRGLAAMDLLDTIPEILRELEQP, from the coding sequence ATGTATTTGCTCACAGCCGAGGAAATGGCTCAAATAGACAAATTCGCTATCCAGACAATAGGCATTCCCGGCATAGTTCTCATGGAAAATGCCGCTAGAGGCGCCTGTCAGTTTTTTGAAGAAGTCCTGCCAGATCTCTTGAATCGGCGGATTGGAGTCGTTGCCGGTCCCGGAAACAATGGAGGAGATGGATTAGCCATCGCAAGGATCCTTTCTGGAAAAGGAGCAGATGTAAAGGTTTTCTGCGTAAAACCAGCTCAATACTTCTCCCAGGATGCGCTCACAAATTATGAAATTATTACAAAACTTGGAGTGCCAATCTATTTTCTTGACGATACCAGTTCAGAAGAATGGAACATCCTGTCTAACAGCACAGCTATAATAGACGCTTTACTAGGAACAGGCATTGCTCGTGAAGTTACGGGAATATTCAAAAAAGCTATAGACACAATAAATTCTCTGGGAGTTCCAATCCTTTCCGTAGATATCCCGTCAGGAATTGACGGATCTACAGGGCACATAATGGGAACCGCTGTAAATGCCTATGCTACCGCTACATTTGGCTTTCCTAAGGTCGGGCATGTGTGCTGGCCTGGAGTGCGTCATACCGGCAAACTAAAAGTAATAGACATTGGTATTCCAGGCATAGCTCTGGAACACCACCGTGTAACGCGTTACCTCCTTACCAGAGAATTCATGGCAAATGTTATAGAACCAAGATCACCTATAATTCATAAAGGACAAGCTGGTCATGTGGCTATTCTCGCAGGATCTCCTGGAAAGACAGGGGCTGCTTCCATGTCAGCTATGGCGGCAGTAAGAGGTGGTGCCGGGCTAGTAACCCTCATGATACCTCAAAGTCTGAACCCGATACTCGAAGTAAAGCTTACGGAACCTATGACCTACCCTCTTCCAGAAACAGATGAACAAACGGTTTCCCTTGATGCCCTTGGCCAAATTTTAGAATTTATTTCAAACAAACAGTGTTTCGCTGTCGGGCCTGGAGTATCGCTCAATTACGAGACACAAGCACTTGTTCGGCAACTTATAGTTCAATCGCCCTGCACCGTTGTTGTCGATGCGGATGCTCTCACCGCTCTCACCAAAAATACCCCAATTCTTAAAAACGCCTTATCTCCCGTAATAATCACCCCTCACCCTGGGGAAATGGCAAGGCTCCTTGAAATATCCACAACTGAGGTGCAAATAAACCGACTGGGAATAGCAGAAGCCTTTGCTAAAAACTTTGGAGTTGTTGTTGTGCTCAAAGGACATAGAACCATTATTGCCGATCCTTCTGGAAGAATCGCCATAAACACGACGGGTAATCCGTCTATGGCATCTGGTGGCATGGGTGATATTCTGACCGGCCTTATTTCGGCTCTTGTGGCTCAGGGCCTTGACCCCTTCGAAGCAGCCTGTGTTGGTGTGTTTGTTCATGGAGCATCCGCAGATCTTGTTATAGAAAAGCGTGGTTGGGGAACTAGAGGTCTTGCCGCTATGGACTTGCTGGATACGATTCCGGAAATTCTAAGAGAACTGGAACAGCCTTAA
- the tsaE gene encoding tRNA (adenosine(37)-N6)-threonylcarbamoyltransferase complex ATPase subunit type 1 TsaE, which translates to MTVGRYITKSAEETINLGRFFGSSLKAGDVVALWGDLGSGKTTFTRGIAQALGIPPSVPITSPTFTIINEYHGILKLYHIDLYRISGAADLETLTLREIIYGNGVSIIEWPDRLEEGDLPENRWDVLFDVIDETERLIIIERKLWENHGSRQ; encoded by the coding sequence ATGACGGTAGGAAGATACATCACAAAGTCAGCAGAAGAAACAATCAATCTTGGCAGATTCTTTGGATCGTCACTCAAAGCGGGTGATGTGGTAGCCCTATGGGGAGATCTGGGATCGGGGAAAACGACCTTCACAAGAGGTATTGCTCAAGCTTTGGGAATTCCCCCTTCGGTTCCAATCACCAGCCCAACATTTACTATCATCAACGAATACCATGGCATATTGAAGCTTTATCATATCGATCTTTACAGAATAAGCGGAGCAGCAGATCTGGAAACTCTCACACTGCGAGAAATTATCTACGGCAATGGAGTCTCCATCATCGAATGGCCTGATAGGCTAGAAGAAGGAGATCTTCCAGAAAATCGATGGGATGTCCTGTTCGATGTTATTGATGAGACTGAACGTCTGATCATAATCGAACGAAAGTTGTGGGAAAATCATGGGTCTCGCCAATAA
- the fusA gene encoding elongation factor G has product MATQIDRLRNIGISAHIDSGKTTLTERILYYTRRIHTVHDVKDGHGPTMDFMDLERERGITIQSAATYCHWKGHEINIIDTPGHVDFTIEVERALRVLDGAILVLCAVAGVQSQSITVDRQMRRYNVPRIAFINKCDRLGANPLRVVDQMRERLNHNAVLVQLPWGIEGDFKGVIDLITMKAYSFEGPLGDDVVEHDIPSEYMDLALKKREQLLDIASLFSDDLTEAVLEDSVTEDLIHDAIRRGTLSLRLTPVFVGSAYKNKGVQKLLDGVVHYLPSPLDVSVEAYQISNQQESVSISLATDPKAPLVMLAFKLEVSRYGQLTFFRIYQGRLQRGDTIVNMRTGQKVKVGRIGRMHARDMEEIEEAVAGEIVVLFGIDCVSGDTFTDGSIQCMMSSMHVPSPVISLAVKPKNRDSQVKISKALNRFTKEDPTFRSYVDEETGDTIISGMGELHLEIYIERMRREYQAEVEVSPPQVAYRETITRRAQFDYTHKKQTGGAGQYGRVAGYIEPLEEGEYEFVNEIVGGVIPKEFIPSCDTGFRACLNKGGLGGFPIVGVRVVINDGAYHPVDSSDIAFQQAAIGAFRSAYEKAQPILLEPIMRVVVETPTEFQGAVLGSLNQRRGIIVSTSEDGRFSNVEAEVPLAEMFGYATTLRSITQGKAEFTMEFARYNPVPKQIADDIIKSRKSK; this is encoded by the coding sequence ATGGCAACACAAATTGACCGTTTAAGAAACATAGGAATCAGTGCTCACATAGACTCAGGCAAAACGACCCTTACTGAGCGGATACTCTACTACACGAGACGCATTCACACCGTGCATGATGTAAAAGATGGGCACGGTCCTACAATGGACTTTATGGATCTCGAACGCGAAAGGGGCATCACCATTCAATCCGCAGCCACATACTGCCACTGGAAGGGCCACGAGATAAACATCATAGATACTCCAGGACATGTGGATTTTACAATAGAGGTGGAACGAGCTCTTAGAGTGCTTGATGGAGCAATTCTTGTGCTATGTGCTGTCGCCGGTGTTCAATCACAATCTATCACGGTGGACAGGCAAATGAGGCGTTATAATGTGCCCAGGATCGCTTTCATAAACAAATGCGATCGCTTAGGGGCAAATCCCCTTCGAGTAGTCGATCAAATGAGAGAACGCCTTAACCACAACGCAGTACTGGTGCAGTTACCGTGGGGCATTGAAGGAGACTTCAAAGGGGTAATTGATCTTATCACCATGAAAGCCTATTCTTTTGAAGGACCTCTTGGAGACGATGTGGTCGAGCACGATATACCGTCAGAATACATGGATCTTGCACTGAAAAAACGCGAACAATTACTTGACATCGCATCTCTATTCTCTGACGATTTAACCGAAGCTGTTCTGGAAGATAGCGTAACGGAGGATCTCATTCACGATGCAATTCGCCGTGGAACTCTTTCTCTGAGGTTAACTCCCGTGTTCGTGGGATCGGCTTATAAAAACAAAGGTGTTCAGAAGCTTCTCGACGGTGTGGTTCATTATCTCCCAAGTCCGCTGGATGTTTCCGTTGAAGCTTATCAGATCAGCAACCAGCAAGAATCTGTATCTATCTCTCTTGCTACCGATCCAAAGGCGCCTCTTGTAATGCTTGCCTTCAAACTCGAAGTAAGCCGTTACGGACAGCTCACTTTCTTCAGAATCTATCAGGGACGGTTGCAAAGAGGCGATACCATTGTTAACATGCGCACTGGGCAAAAAGTTAAGGTAGGTCGAATTGGGCGAATGCATGCCCGCGATATGGAAGAGATCGAAGAAGCTGTAGCCGGTGAAATCGTGGTGCTTTTCGGCATAGACTGCGTGTCGGGCGATACTTTTACCGATGGTTCCATCCAGTGCATGATGAGTTCCATGCATGTTCCATCTCCGGTTATTTCGCTAGCCGTAAAACCGAAAAACCGTGATTCTCAGGTCAAGATAAGTAAAGCTCTCAACAGATTTACGAAAGAAGATCCCACCTTCAGATCTTACGTGGACGAGGAAACAGGGGATACAATCATATCCGGTATGGGCGAATTACATCTTGAAATTTACATCGAGCGAATGAGAAGGGAATATCAGGCTGAAGTTGAAGTAAGCCCTCCACAGGTAGCCTATCGGGAAACTATAACCCGTAGAGCACAATTTGATTACACACACAAAAAGCAAACAGGGGGAGCGGGACAATACGGGCGTGTTGCGGGCTACATTGAACCCCTTGAAGAAGGTGAATATGAATTTGTAAACGAGATTGTAGGTGGAGTCATACCAAAAGAATTCATCCCCTCCTGCGATACTGGCTTTAGAGCCTGTCTCAATAAAGGTGGACTTGGGGGATTTCCGATTGTTGGTGTAAGAGTGGTTATCAATGACGGAGCCTACCATCCCGTGGATTCATCAGACATTGCCTTCCAGCAGGCAGCCATCGGCGCTTTTAGGTCAGCTTACGAAAAAGCCCAGCCTATTCTTCTCGAACCAATAATGCGAGTAGTGGTCGAGACTCCAACAGAATTTCAAGGCGCAGTGCTTGGTAGTCTAAACCAGAGGCGAGGAATAATCGTAAGCACATCGGAAGATGGTAGATTTTCTAATGTGGAAGCGGAAGTGCCTCTGGCAGAAATGTTCGGATATGCCACAACTCTTCGCTCCATAACTCAGGGCAAAGCAGAATTTACAATGGAATTTGCCAGATATAATCCTGTGCCAAAACAAATTGCTGATGATATTATAAAGTCGAGGAAATCAAAATAA